The genomic segment GCCCCTGGGGGTGGAGTTGCCCCGCACCAGCGCCGCGCAGGCACGCGTCGGTCAGCCCGTTGATGTCGAGAATCTGCAGGCCGGGGACCTCGTCTTCTTCGATACGGTGGGACGCGGCGACGTCACACACGTGGGCATCTACCTGGGCGAGAACCAGTTCGTGAATGCCAACTCCTACCGCAAGCAGGTCGCGGTCGACCGCTTGCAGGGAGACCCCTACTGGGGACCCAAGCTGCTCGGTGCTCGCCGGGTGCTGCCGCCCGTGATGTACGGGTCGGCCCGCTGAGGAGTCAGGAGGCCCACTGGAAGGGTCACCCTGGCGACGCGCCCGACCGGTCCGGTGGACCCTCGGCTCGGTAAGAAGCCGCCGGGGAGTTCCGGCGGCTTGTCTTGACCCTTTTTCCCGACCCGGCCCTTTCCCTACACCTTGTCGTCGGCCACGTTCTCGTCGCCCAGCAGGTGGCGGTACTCGTCGAGATGTTCGCCCTCGCCAAGTTCGCGGGCGATGCGCTCGATGGCAAGCCGGACGACCTCGCTCTTGCTGATCAGGCGCTCGGGGCTGGAGAGTTCGTAGGCTGTGCGCGTGAGCAGGGCGTCCTGCTCCTCGCTGATGACGACCTGGAGGCGTTTGCGTTCCTTTTTGGGCATGGTCCTCTGTGTCCTCTCCACCGGGTCCGCGCCCGGCCGCGGGCTTGGGCGGGGGTGTGCGCGGGCAGCGTAGCACGCACGATGAGGCACCTCAACATCAACCGCCTGGGTCTCTAGATGCTCCCCTGCAAGCATGAGCGTCAACTGGCGTAGACGTCCCCTGAGCATGGTGTGTAAGATGCACCCGTCTTCCGGCTCTTGCCGGACCCGCCGACCGCGCCGCCCTCCGGGCCTCTCCCGCCCGTGCCCGAAAGGAATGACCCATGGATCTGACGCCGCTGCACCTCGTAGGAGGCCGGGACCTGTCCGGCGAAATCGCCATTCAGCACAGCAAGAACGCGGCGCTGCCGATTATCGTGGCGAGCCTGCTGAGCCGTGAACCCGTCACCCTGCACGGCATTCCCCGGCTGTCGGATGTGGACACCATCCTGGAACTCGCGGCGCATATCGGCACCCAGCACGCCTGGACCGGCCCCAACAGCCTGACCCTGCACACCCCCGAGATTCTCAGCACCCACGCTCCCTACGCGCTGGTGTCCAGGATGCGGGCGAGCTTTATCGTGCTGGGCGCGATTCTGGCCCGCTCGGGCGAGGCCACGGTGTCCATGCCCGGCGGCTGCGCGTGGGGGCCGCGCCCGGTCGACCAGCATGTCAAGGCGCTGCGGGCGCTGGGCGCGCACATCACCGAGGAGGGCGGCGACTTCGCGGCGACCCGGACCGGGAGCTTGAGCGGTACCTTCGTCTTCGAGATGCTGACGGTGGGCGGCACCCACAACGCGGTCCTGGCCTCGGTCCTGGGCGACGGCGTGGTCCGGCTGGAAAACGCCAGCATCGACACCGACGTGGTGGACCTCGTGAACTTCCTGAACGCGCTCGGGGCACAGATCGAGGGCGCGGGCACGAACACGCTGACCATCCGGGGCGTGCCCGCCCTGCGCGGGGGCGAGTACACGGTGATTCCCGACCGCATCGAGGCAGGGACCTTCATGATCGCCGCTGCCGCGACCCGCAGCCGCCTCACGCTGACGAACGTGCGCCCCGACCACCTGCGGGCCGTAAGCGCCAAGCTGAGCGAGATGGGCGTGGACATTCTGGAATCCGGCGACCGCCTGATCGTGGACGCCCGCGACCGCGACCTGCGGCCCGTCAATGTCACCACCCAGAGTTACCCCGGCTTTCCCACCGACGTGCAGCCTCAGATGAGCGCCCTGCTCGCCACCGTGCCCGGCACCAGCGTGGTGCAGGACCCGGTGTACCCCGACCGTCTGACCCACGTGGCCGAACTGCAGCGCATGGGGGCCAACATCACCGTGAGCGGCTACACCCAGGTCATTCAGGGCGGCCCGCTGCACGCCGCGCCCGTCAAGGCGGCCGACCTCCGCGCTGGGGCCGCCCTCTTCATCGCCGCGATGACCACGGAGGGCGAGACGGTCATTGACGGGGTGCAGTACCTCAACCGGGGCTACGAACGCCTCGCCGAGCGGCTGCGGGGGATCGGCGTGCAGGCCTGGCAGCCCCAGCCGGTGCTGGCGAGCGCGATGGACTGAGCTGAGCCGGGGGGAACGCGCCCACGCCGGGAGAGGGGTGGGCGCGTTCTCCTGGGTCGAGCAAGCTGGAGTCGGGCGGGGGTCAGCGTGGGACGGACGCCTTATCAGACCTCCCCGCCCCAGGCCCCGCCGTGTTCCACCCACGCCCCCTCGATCTGCGCGAGCAGGTCAGCGGGCAGGGGACCACGCTCGACCAGAGCCGCGTTGCGCTCCAGATTCTCCACCCGCGCCGTCCCCACGATGGCGCTGTGCACGCCGGGCGCGAAGGCCGAGAAGCGCAGGGCGAACTCCGGCCAGTCCAGCCCGCCGGGATCGAGCTGCAGCGCCCCCAGCCGCTCCCAGTACACCTCAGCGTACTGGCCGACCGGGCGCTCTCGGAACTGCCACGCCGCGTTGGCGATGGGCCGTTTGGCGATCACACCCAGGCCCCGCGCCGCCGCGCCCGGCAGGACGTGGTGCAGGCTCCACTGGTCGGCCACGTTCACGCTCGTCTCCAGGCTGCCGAAGCGTCCGGACTCCGCCGCCCACGCCAGCGCCTCGTTCTCGCCGCTGTAGGCCGCGACGCGGATCAGCCCGGCCTCCCGTGCGCGGCCCAGTTCGGCCAGCAGGTCGTCGCGCCGCAGGGTGTCCAGCGGGCACGAGTGCAGGTGAAAGAGGTCGATCCGGTCGGTCCGCATCGTCCGCAGTGCCTGCTCGATGCCGTGGCGAATGGCCCCTGGCGTCCAGTCCTCTGACCCCTCCACCCCGTAGCCGCCCTTGGTGCTCAGGACGAACTCGTCGCGCCGCCCGGCGAGGTGCCGCCCGATGCGCTCCTCGCTCAGGCCGTAGCCCCGCGCCGTGTCGATCAGGGTCACGCCGAGGTCGAGGGCGCGGTGCAGGAGCCGCCCCGCCTCCCCGTCGTCGAGGCTCTCCGCGCCGACCTGCCCTGCGCCGAGTCCCAGGACGCTGACCCGGAAGCCTGTGGTGCCGAAGTCCCGCTGTTCCATGCGGCGGAGCATACGCCGTGGCGTGGCCCCGCGCCGACCTCTGCCTCAGCCCCCCACGCCGGGCACCAGTTCGGCCCGTTCCTCCTGCTCCTTGCGAAACTGGAGTTCGTACAGGTCGCGGTACAGCCCGCCCGCCGCGAGGAGTTCGCCGTGGGTGCCGTCCTGCACGACCTGGCCCCCCTCCATCACCAGGATGCGGTCGGCGCCCCGGACGGTCGAGAGGCGGTGGGCGATCACGAAGGTGGTGCGGCCCCGCATCAGCGTCTCCAGTGCCTGCTGCACCAGCGCCTCGGACTCGTTGTCGAGGGCGGAGGTGGCTTCGTCCAGAATCAGGATGCGCGGGTCTTTCAGCAGGGCGCGGGCGATGGCGACCCGCTGGCGTTGCCCGCCGCTGAGGCGCACGCCGCGCTCGCCCACCACGGTGGCGTACCCCTGCGGCAGCCCGGTGATAAAGCCGTGGGCGTTCGCCGCGCGGGCGGCGGCCTCGACCTCCTGGGGGGCGGCGTCGGGGCGGCCGTAGCGGATGTTCTCCTCGATGGACCCGGAAAAGAGCAGCGTCTCCTGCGGCACCAGCCCCACCTGTGCCCGCAGGTCGGCCAGCGCGTAGGCCCGCACGTCCTCGCCGTCCACCCGCAGGCGGCCGCCCGTCACGTCCCAGAAGCGCGGAATCAGGCTCACCAGCGTGGTCTTGCCCGCCCCGCTCGGCCCCACCAGCGCGACGACCTGTCCGGCGGGCACGTCGAAGCTCAGGTCATGCAGCACCGCCGAGTCGCCGTAGCTGAACCTCACCCCCTCGAAGCTCACGCGGCCCTCGGCGCGGCCCAGGGGGAGGGGGCGGGCGGGTTCGGGGAGGTCGCTGCGCTCGTCGAGCAGCTCGAAGATGCGCCCCGAGGCCCCCAGCGCCTCCTGAAACTGGCTGAACAGGCCCGACATCGCCGCGACGGTGGCGCCGACCTGCAAGGCGTAGATCAGGAAGGTCACCAGCCCGCCGGGGCTGAGGTCCCCGCCCATCACCAGCCGCCCGCCGTACCACAGCACCACCGCGAGCGAGGCGAAGGTCAGGAAGCTCATCACGCCGCTCATCAGGGCCTGTAGCCGCGCCCGGCGGAGCGCGGCGAGGAAGGACGCGAGCACGCCCTGCCCGTAGCGCCCGCGCTCGGTGTCCTCCGCCGTGAAGCTCTGCACGACCCGCACCCCACTGATCGCCTCCTCGGCGCTGGCGTTGGCCTCGGCCACCCGGTCCTGCACCTCGCGGCTGACCACCCGGATGCGCCGCCCGATCAGGATCGCCGTGCCGATCACCAGCGGAATCACCGCCAGCGTGAGCAGGCTCAGCCGAGGGCTGGTGATCACCAGCAGGGTGGTCGACCCCACGATATTGAAGGCCAGCGCCGCTGCCTGCGCGAGCGCCGTACTCGTCACGGCCTGCACCGTGCCCACGTCCGCCGTGAGGCGGCTGGTGAGTTCGCCCGTGCGGTGGTCGGCGAAAAAGCGCGGCGAGAGCGTCAGCAGGTGCGAGAAGAGGCTGCGGCGAAGGTCGGCCACCACCCCGGCGCCCACCTTCGCCAGCAGGTACGACTGCGCCGCCCCAAACAGGGACGACAGCGCAAAGATGCCCAGCAGTGCGAGCACCGTGCGGTCGAGCGGCCCGGTGTCGGTCGCCCCCACCCGCAGGAAGGAGGCGTCGATCAGCCGCCCGAACAGCAGCGGGAAGATCAGGTTCAGTCCGCTGGAAATCAGGGTGGCGAGCAGCCCGGAGATCAGCAGCGCCCGGTAGGGCCGCGCGTAGGCCAGCACCCGCCGCAGTTGCCGGGGGTCACGGGAGGGACGCGCCGGGGCGGGGGTCGCGGGGGCGGAGGCCGGGCGGCGGCGGGACAGCATGAGGCCAGGGTACGGCATGGAACGTGGCCCCCGGCCCTGTCCGGGACCGGGTTCGGTCTGGGGAGACCAGGGGAAGCGGCGGACCCGCACGCCCGCGAGTCCGCCGCCCCCTGCCAGCCTCCGGCTTACGCCAGCACCGCCTCCGGCTCCTCGAAGGCGAGTTCGAAGGCCTCCGCGACGCCCTGGTAGGTCAGCTTGCCCCCGTGGGTGTTCAGCCCCAACCGCAGCGCCTTGTTGCGGGAAAGGGCCGACACGCCCTGCTCGGCGAGTTGCAGCACGTAGGGCATGGTCTGGTTGGTCAGCGCGAAGGTGCTGGTGCGCGGCACGGCGCCCGGCATGTTTGCCACCCCGTAATGGATCACGCCGTCCACCACGTAGGTGGGGTCGTCGTGGGTGGTCGCGTGGATGGTCTCCACGCAGCCGCCCTGGTCGACCGCCACGTCCACGATGACGCTGCCTTCGGGCATCAGGGCCAGCATGTCGCGGGTGATGAGGTGCGGGGCCTTGGCGCCGGGAATCAGCACGCCGCCGATCAGGAGGTCGGTGTCGGGCAGCAGGGCACGGAGGTTGGCCTCGCTGCTCATCATGGTGGTCAGGCGCCCGAAGAACACGTCGTCGAGGTAGCCCAGCCGACGCTGCGACACGTCGAGGATGGTGACCTTGGCCCCCAGGCCCATCGCCATCTTGGCCGCGTTGGTGCCCACCACGCCGCCGCCGAGGATGGTCACGTGGCCGGGCTGCACGCCGGGCACGCCGCCCAGCAGCACGCCGCGCCCGCCCACCGGCTTCTGGAGGTGGTACGCGCCCGCCTGCACGCTCAGGCGCCCGGCGACCTCCGACATCGGCGTCAGCAGCGGCAGGCTGCCGTCGTCGAGCTGCACCGTCTCGTAGGCCACGCCCGTCGTGCCCGCTGAGAGCAGCGCGTCGGTCAGCGGGCGGTCGGCGGCGAGGTGCAGGTAGGTGAACAGCAGCAGGTCGTCCCGCAGATAGCCGTACTCGCTCTCGATAGGTTCCTTGACCTTCACGACCATCTCGGCGGCCCAGGCGTCGGCGGCGGTGCCCAGGGTGGCGCCCGCCTCCGTGTACTCGCTGTCCGCGATGCCGCTGCCCACGCCCGCGCCCTGCTCCACGACCACGGTGTGCCCGCGCCGCACCAGCGTCGCCACGCCGCCCGGCGTGAGCGCCACGCGGTTTTCCTTGACCTTGATTTCCTTGGGGAGTCCGATCTTCATAGTTCCTCCGCAGGGCCGCGCACCCCGCCGGGGCCGCCCGCCTGCTGTCATGCTGAAGTGGCGCAATGGTAGCAGGACGCTGGGCGTTCCCGATTGCCCGCAGGTGGAGCTGAGAGCGTATCCACGCAACCCGGTTGCGTCAGAGTTGCTAGCATGGGGCCATTCATGTCAAAGCTGGACCTCGACGCCACCGACCGCCGGATTCTGACCATCCTCCAGCGCGACGCCCGCATTCCCAACACCGAACTCGCCGACGAGATCGGCCTGACTCCGGCCCCCACCCTGCGGCGGGTGCGGCGGCTGGAGGAGGAGGGCATCATCAGCCGTTACGTGGCCCTGCTGGACCCCAAGCGGGTGGGGCGCGACCTGATGGTCTTCGTGCGGGTCACGCTGGACAAGCAGACCAAGCAGGGCTTCGAAACCTTCGCCGAGCGGATGCGCGGGCGGCCCGAGGTGCTGGAGTGTTACCTCTGCCTGGGGGATACCGACTACCTGCTCAAGGTGGTCGTGCCGGACCTCGACGCCTACCAGACCTTTCTGGTGGACGTGCTCGCGGCCATTCCGGGCGTGCGGAACACGGCCAGCACCATCGTCGTGAAGGGGGAGAAGTACACGACGGGGCTGGCGGTGGAATAGGGTCGTGGGGAGCGTTCCCCCGACACCTGCTGGAGGTCACGATGAAGGGTTGGAAGCGGACGGTGAGCCTCACTCTTGTCTGGCTGTTGACCGCGTGTGACGGCCAGCTCGCCGCCCGCGAGGAGCGGTATCTGGCCCAGGGCTATACCCGGCTGAGTGCCTACGCCTACGTGCGGGAAACCGACGATGGACACGGCTTTTCGCACATCTCGGAGGGCGAGCTGGGCGAGGCGGTCGTCCTGACCTACCTGCGAAGGAGGGCGGAGCAGGCCAGCGAGCGGTTGAGGCAGGCGCGGGCCGGGGGCGTGGACGCGGCAGAGTTGGAGCGGTTAGAAGGCCGGGTGAAAGCCGCCGAGTGGAGGCTTGACTCGTTTCTCAACAGTTTTGGCGAAAGGCCCGGCTGGCGCTGAAACGGGATGAGGCAGGGAAAGCCGCACGCGCTAGGCTGAGCCCCATGCGTCCTCTTTCCCTGACGGCTCGGCTGGCCCCGACCCCTGTCCGGCGTGCTCTTCCCGCCTTGCTCGCTTCCCTGAGCCTGGGCTTGATCGCCTGTGCGCCCACGACCCAGCGTCAGGCCTCGGCTTCACAGCCCACGGCCCCGGCGACTCCCGCCCCGGTGGCGGCCCCGGCGACCCCGACCTTCGTTCCGGTTCAGCCGCTCAGCGCGACCCGAGTCACGACCTTCACCTCCGCCGCCCAAGTCACCGACCCGGCGCGGACCTACCGGGCGGTGTTGAACACCAGCAAGGGGCCGATCACGCTGGAGCTGTACGCGAAGCAGGCCCCGGTCGCGGTGAACAACTTCGTGTTCCTCGCGCTCAACGGCTTCTACGACGGCACCCGCTTCCACCGCGTCATCGAGGGCTTCATGGCCCAGGGCGGCGACCCGCAGAGCACGGACCCCGCCCTCCGCGCCCGCTGGGGCACGGGCGGCCCCGGCTACAGCTTCCGCGCCGAGGTCGGGGGCGGCCTGCGCTTCGACCGCGCGGGCGTGCTGGGCATGGCCCGCGCCGCCAGCCTGGACTCGCAGGGCAGCCAGTTTTTCATCACGCTGGCCCCGGCCGACTTCCTGAGCGGCGGGTACACGGTCTTCGGTCAGGTCGTCTCCGGGTTAGACACCTTGCAGCGCCTGACCCGCACGGCCACCCCTAACGGCGAGGTGCCTATCCCCGGCGCCCAGCCCGACCTGATCCAGAGCGTGCAGATTCTCGTCTCGCGCTGAGGCTCAGCCCAGCAGCGCCACCACCAACGTCACCACCAGCGCGGCCAGACCCATCCCAATGGAGCTGGCTGCGCCCGCCTGCTCCCCCTCCTCGCGGGCGCGGGCGGTGCCCACCCCGTGCGCGACGCTGCCGATGGCGATGCCCCGCGCGAGCGGATGCCGCACGCCCAGCCGCGTCAGCGTGGGCGGCAGCACCAGCGCCCCCACCAGTCCCGACAGCACGGCGAGCGTGGCCGCCAGCGCGGATGGAGCGCCCGTGAAGGCGGCGAGTTGCAGCGCCACCGGGCTGGTCGCCGGAGCCGTCAGCAGGGCCTGCCGCGCCGCCGGGTCCAGCCCCAGCAGCCGGGGCAGCGCGGCGTCCGCCCCCATGCCCGCCAACGTGCCCGCCACGCCGCCCAAGCCCAGCGCCCGCCACTCCCGCGCCAGCAGCGCCCGCAGCCGGTAGAGCGGCACCGCCAGCGCCACGACCGCCGGGCCGAGCAGGAAGGAGAGGGGCCGTACCTCCGCCACGTACTCCCGGTAGGGGGTCGCTGTCGCGAGGAGCACGCCGGACACGATCACCGTCGCCACCAGCGTCGGATTGACGAGCGGATGCCGCACCCGCCACTGCGCGGCGACCCCCAGGGCGAAGGCGAGCAGGGTGAGGGCGAGCCAGGTCACGCCGCGTCCCTCCACAGGCAGTCCCTCATCCGCGCACCAGCCGCCCCGCCACCAGCCCCGCCGTTCCCGCGCCCAGCAGCAGCCCCGCCAGCATCACCAGCAGCCACAGGCCCCACGCCGCCCCCGCCGACAGGAACTCGATGAAGCCCACCGTGGCGGGCACGAACAGCAGCCCCAGGATGCCCAGAAGCCCGTCGGCGGCGGCCTCCAGCCACGAGAGCCGCACCACCCCCAGCGACAGGGCCGCCCACAGCAGCGCCATCCCGACCACCGACCCCGGCAGCGGCCACTCCAGCCACGTCACGAGGGCGGTGCCCAGCGCGGCGAAGGCCGTCAGCAGCCCCAGCCCCAGCACGACGCGCACCGGGGGCGAGAGGACGGGTGTGGAGGAGATCACGCCGGGGCGCCGCCCAGCCGGGCGAGCATGCCGCGCACGACCTGTTTGGCGTGCCGGGCCACCAGCGGCATGAAGGTGCGGTAGTCCACCTGCGCGTCGTGGTCGGCGGTGTCGCTCACCGAGCGGATCACCACGAAGGGCACGCCCGCCTTGGCGCACACCTGCGCGACCGCCGCCCCCTCCATCTCGGCGCAGGCGGCCCCGAAGCCCGTCCACAGCCGCCCCACCCCCTCGCGCGAGGCGATGAACTGGTCACCGCTCGCCACCCGGCCCTCCAGCACGCCCACGCCCTCGACCTCGCGGGCGGCCGCCAGCGCCACCTCGCGCAGTTCCGGATCGGCCTGCCACGCAGCCGTCTCGCCGGGCACGGTGCCCAGCGGGTAATCCAGCGCCGTCACGTCCACGTCGTGCTGCACGAGGTCCGTACTCACCACGAGGTCGCCCACCCGCAGCTCGGGGTGAACGCCGCCCGCGACCCCAGTGAAAATCACGCGGGTGGCCCCGGCGTTCAGCAGGTACGTGGCCGTCATCGCCGCGTTCACCTTG from the Deinococcus sp. NW-56 genome contains:
- the murA gene encoding UDP-N-acetylglucosamine 1-carboxyvinyltransferase gives rise to the protein MDLTPLHLVGGRDLSGEIAIQHSKNAALPIIVASLLSREPVTLHGIPRLSDVDTILELAAHIGTQHAWTGPNSLTLHTPEILSTHAPYALVSRMRASFIVLGAILARSGEATVSMPGGCAWGPRPVDQHVKALRALGAHITEEGGDFAATRTGSLSGTFVFEMLTVGGTHNAVLASVLGDGVVRLENASIDTDVVDLVNFLNALGAQIEGAGTNTLTIRGVPALRGGEYTVIPDRIEAGTFMIAAAATRSRLTLTNVRPDHLRAVSAKLSEMGVDILESGDRLIVDARDRDLRPVNVTTQSYPGFPTDVQPQMSALLATVPGTSVVQDPVYPDRLTHVAELQRMGANITVSGYTQVIQGGPLHAAPVKAADLRAGAALFIAAMTTEGETVIDGVQYLNRGYERLAERLRGIGVQAWQPQPVLASAMD
- a CDS encoding LrgB family protein, translating into MTWLALTLLAFALGVAAQWRVRHPLVNPTLVATVIVSGVLLATATPYREYVAEVRPLSFLLGPAVVALAVPLYRLRALLAREWRALGLGGVAGTLAGMGADAALPRLLGLDPAARQALLTAPATSPVALQLAAFTGAPSALAATLAVLSGLVGALVLPPTLTRLGVRHPLARGIAIGSVAHGVGTARAREEGEQAGAASSIGMGLAALVVTLVVALLG
- a CDS encoding Lrp/AsnC family transcriptional regulator; protein product: MSKLDLDATDRRILTILQRDARIPNTELADEIGLTPAPTLRRVRRLEEEGIISRYVALLDPKRVGRDLMVFVRVTLDKQTKQGFETFAERMRGRPEVLECYLCLGDTDYLLKVVVPDLDAYQTFLVDVLAAIPGVRNTASTIVVKGEKYTTGLAVE
- a CDS encoding transcriptional regulator; the encoded protein is MPKKERKRLQVVISEEQDALLTRTAYELSSPERLISKSEVVRLAIERIARELGEGEHLDEYRHLLGDENVADDKV
- a CDS encoding ABC transporter ATP-binding protein; its protein translation is MLSRRRPASAPATPAPARPSRDPRQLRRVLAYARPYRALLISGLLATLISSGLNLIFPLLFGRLIDASFLRVGATDTGPLDRTVLALLGIFALSSLFGAAQSYLLAKVGAGVVADLRRSLFSHLLTLSPRFFADHRTGELTSRLTADVGTVQAVTSTALAQAAALAFNIVGSTTLLVITSPRLSLLTLAVIPLVIGTAILIGRRIRVVSREVQDRVAEANASAEEAISGVRVVQSFTAEDTERGRYGQGVLASFLAALRRARLQALMSGVMSFLTFASLAVVLWYGGRLVMGGDLSPGGLVTFLIYALQVGATVAAMSGLFSQFQEALGASGRIFELLDERSDLPEPARPLPLGRAEGRVSFEGVRFSYGDSAVLHDLSFDVPAGQVVALVGPSGAGKTTLVSLIPRFWDVTGGRLRVDGEDVRAYALADLRAQVGLVPQETLLFSGSIEENIRYGRPDAAPQEVEAAARAANAHGFITGLPQGYATVVGERGVRLSGGQRQRVAIARALLKDPRILILDEATSALDNESEALVQQALETLMRGRTTFVIAHRLSTVRGADRILVMEGGQVVQDGTHGELLAAGGLYRDLYELQFRKEQEERAELVPGVGG
- a CDS encoding 5'-methylthioadenosine/adenosylhomocysteine nucleosidase, which translates into the protein MLAILGAMDEEIELLRADLQEAETLTPPGVTLYRGVLDGVPVLLAKSGIGKVNAAMTATYLLNAGATRVIFTGVAGGVHPELRVGDLVVSTDLVQHDVDVTALDYPLGTVPGETAAWQADPELREVALAAAREVEGVGVLEGRVASGDQFIASREGVGRLWTGFGAACAEMEGAAVAQVCAKAGVPFVVIRSVSDTADHDAQVDYRTFMPLVARHAKQVVRGMLARLGGAPA
- a CDS encoding CidA/LrgA family protein: MISSTPVLSPPVRVVLGLGLLTAFAALGTALVTWLEWPLPGSVVGMALLWAALSLGVVRLSWLEAAADGLLGILGLLFVPATVGFIEFLSAGAAWGLWLLVMLAGLLLGAGTAGLVAGRLVRG
- a CDS encoding aldo/keto reductase; this encodes MEQRDFGTTGFRVSVLGLGAGQVGAESLDDGEAGRLLHRALDLGVTLIDTARGYGLSEERIGRHLAGRRDEFVLSTKGGYGVEGSEDWTPGAIRHGIEQALRTMRTDRIDLFHLHSCPLDTLRRDDLLAELGRAREAGLIRVAAYSGENEALAWAAESGRFGSLETSVNVADQWSLHHVLPGAAARGLGVIAKRPIANAAWQFRERPVGQYAEVYWERLGALQLDPGGLDWPEFALRFSAFAPGVHSAIVGTARVENLERNAALVERGPLPADLLAQIEGAWVEHGGAWGGEV
- a CDS encoding peptidylprolyl isomerase, which encodes MRPLSLTARLAPTPVRRALPALLASLSLGLIACAPTTQRQASASQPTAPATPAPVAAPATPTFVPVQPLSATRVTTFTSAAQVTDPARTYRAVLNTSKGPITLELYAKQAPVAVNNFVFLALNGFYDGTRFHRVIEGFMAQGGDPQSTDPALRARWGTGGPGYSFRAEVGGGLRFDRAGVLGMARAASLDSQGSQFFITLAPADFLSGGYTVFGQVVSGLDTLQRLTRTATPNGEVPIPGAQPDLIQSVQILVSR
- the ald gene encoding alanine dehydrogenase translates to MKIGLPKEIKVKENRVALTPGGVATLVRRGHTVVVEQGAGVGSGIADSEYTEAGATLGTAADAWAAEMVVKVKEPIESEYGYLRDDLLLFTYLHLAADRPLTDALLSAGTTGVAYETVQLDDGSLPLLTPMSEVAGRLSVQAGAYHLQKPVGGRGVLLGGVPGVQPGHVTILGGGVVGTNAAKMAMGLGAKVTILDVSQRRLGYLDDVFFGRLTTMMSSEANLRALLPDTDLLIGGVLIPGAKAPHLITRDMLALMPEGSVIVDVAVDQGGCVETIHATTHDDPTYVVDGVIHYGVANMPGAVPRTSTFALTNQTMPYVLQLAEQGVSALSRNKALRLGLNTHGGKLTYQGVAEAFELAFEEPEAVLA